Proteins encoded within one genomic window of Theobroma cacao cultivar B97-61/B2 chromosome 7, Criollo_cocoa_genome_V2, whole genome shotgun sequence:
- the LOC18593991 gene encoding beta-glucuronosyltransferase GlcAT14A isoform X2: MVSLNMERKWVFPLVISSLICMFLLVTSFNMGLVSSVYRINSLFSIFPAHISMNQRKPGYAESKINQGALPPPPGPTIPRFAYLVSGSKGDLEKLWRTLHALYHPRNQYVVHLDLEAPADERLALASRIKNHTIFSKVGNVYMITKANMVTYRGPTMVANTLHACAILLKRSKDWDWFINLSASDYPLVTQDDLLYAFSALNRNLNFIEHTSQLGWKADKRAMPLIIDPGLYMSTKSDVFLATPRRTLPTAFKLFTGSAWTVLSHSFVEFCVWGWDNLPRTLLMYYTNFVSSPEDKMIRSNAAFARKFKQDDPVLDTIDKDLLGRASRSFTPGAWCSGKPKCSEVGDFNKIKPGPGAQRLRQLIAALAIKANLGQDQCK; encoded by the exons ATGGTGTCGTTGAACATGGAGAGGAAATGGGTATTTCCGCTTGTGATAAGTTCTCTCATATGCATGTTCCTTCTTGTCACTTCCTTCAATATGGGGCTTGTTTCTTCAGTTTACAGAATCAATTCACTCTTCTCCATTTTCCCGGCTCATATTTCAATGAATCAAAGAAAGCCAGGCTATGCTGAATCGAAGATTAATCAAGGTGCACTGCCGCCTCCTCCTGGTCCAACAATACCGCGTTTTGCTTATTTGGTTTCTGGATCAAAAGGTGATCTGGAAAAGCTTTGGAGAACTCTTCATGCACTGTATCATCCAAGGAACCAATATGTGGTCCATTTGGACCTTGAGGCACCTGCAGATGAAAGATTGGCGCTTGCTTCTCGAATAAAAAACCATACAATTTTCTCCAAAGTTGGGAATGTTTATATGATCACCAAAGCTAATATGGTTACTTATAGAGGACCCACCATGGTTGCTAATACTCTCCATGCTTGTGCCATTCTTCTCAAGAGAAGTAAAGATTGGGATTGGTTTATCAATCTCAGTGCGTCAGATTATCCTCTTGTGACTCAAGATG ATCTTCTTTATGCATTTTCGGCTTTAAATCGGAACCTTAATTTTATTGAGCATACAAGCCAGCTTGGTTGGAAAGC GGATAAAAGAGCAATGCCTTTGATTATAGATCCTGGGCTCTACATGTCAACCAAGTCTGATGTATTTTTGGCCACTCCAAGAAGAACATTACCTACAgcatttaaattatttactg GTTCAGCATGGACTGTGTTGTCACATTCATTTGTAGAGTTCTGTGTTTGGGGTTGGGATAATCTACCAAGAACTCTACTCATGTACTACACAAACTTTGTCTCCTCCCCTGAAG ACAAGATGATTAGGAGTAATGCTGCTTTTGCACGGAAGTTCAAACAAGATGATCCTGTCTTGGATACGATTGATAAGGATTTGCTTGGTCGGGCAAGCAGGAGCTTCACCCCAGGTGCTTGGTGCTCTGGCAAACCAAAATGTTCGGAAGTTGGGGACTTCAACAAGATCAAACCAGGTCCAGGAGCTCAAAGGCTTCGCCAACTCATAGCTGCATTAGCTATAAAGGCTAATCTTGGTCAAGATCAGTGTAAATAG
- the LOC18593991 gene encoding beta-glucuronosyltransferase GlcAT14A isoform X1, which produces MVSLNMERKWVFPLVISSLICMFLLVTSFNMGLVSSVYRINSLFSIFPAHISMNQRKPGYAESKINQGALPPPPGPTIPRFAYLVSGSKGDLEKLWRTLHALYHPRNQYVVHLDLEAPADERLALASRIKNHTIFSKVGNVYMITKANMVTYRGPTMVANTLHACAILLKRSKDWDWFINLSASDYPLVTQDDLLYAFSALNRNLNFIEHTSQLGWKADKRAMPLIIDPGLYMSTKSDVFLATPRRTLPTAFKLFTGSAWTVLSHSFVEFCVWGWDNLPRTLLMYYTNFVSSPEGYFQTVICNVPEFTNTVVNHDLHYISWDTPPKQHPHTLTLNDTDKMIRSNAAFARKFKQDDPVLDTIDKDLLGRASRSFTPGAWCSGKPKCSEVGDFNKIKPGPGAQRLRQLIAALAIKANLGQDQCK; this is translated from the exons ATGGTGTCGTTGAACATGGAGAGGAAATGGGTATTTCCGCTTGTGATAAGTTCTCTCATATGCATGTTCCTTCTTGTCACTTCCTTCAATATGGGGCTTGTTTCTTCAGTTTACAGAATCAATTCACTCTTCTCCATTTTCCCGGCTCATATTTCAATGAATCAAAGAAAGCCAGGCTATGCTGAATCGAAGATTAATCAAGGTGCACTGCCGCCTCCTCCTGGTCCAACAATACCGCGTTTTGCTTATTTGGTTTCTGGATCAAAAGGTGATCTGGAAAAGCTTTGGAGAACTCTTCATGCACTGTATCATCCAAGGAACCAATATGTGGTCCATTTGGACCTTGAGGCACCTGCAGATGAAAGATTGGCGCTTGCTTCTCGAATAAAAAACCATACAATTTTCTCCAAAGTTGGGAATGTTTATATGATCACCAAAGCTAATATGGTTACTTATAGAGGACCCACCATGGTTGCTAATACTCTCCATGCTTGTGCCATTCTTCTCAAGAGAAGTAAAGATTGGGATTGGTTTATCAATCTCAGTGCGTCAGATTATCCTCTTGTGACTCAAGATG ATCTTCTTTATGCATTTTCGGCTTTAAATCGGAACCTTAATTTTATTGAGCATACAAGCCAGCTTGGTTGGAAAGC GGATAAAAGAGCAATGCCTTTGATTATAGATCCTGGGCTCTACATGTCAACCAAGTCTGATGTATTTTTGGCCACTCCAAGAAGAACATTACCTACAgcatttaaattatttactg GTTCAGCATGGACTGTGTTGTCACATTCATTTGTAGAGTTCTGTGTTTGGGGTTGGGATAATCTACCAAGAACTCTACTCATGTACTACACAAACTTTGTCTCCTCCCCTGAAGGTTACTTTCAAACTGTCATATGCAATGTTCCAGAGTTCACTAACACTGTTGTCAATCATGATTTGCATTATATTTCATGGGACACACCCCCTAAACAGCACCCACACACCCTTACCCTTAATGACACAGACAAGATGATTAGGAGTAATGCTGCTTTTGCACGGAAGTTCAAACAAGATGATCCTGTCTTGGATACGATTGATAAGGATTTGCTTGGTCGGGCAAGCAGGAGCTTCACCCCAGGTGCTTGGTGCTCTGGCAAACCAAAATGTTCGGAAGTTGGGGACTTCAACAAGATCAAACCAGGTCCAGGAGCTCAAAGGCTTCGCCAACTCATAGCTGCATTAGCTATAAAGGCTAATCTTGGTCAAGATCAGTGTAAATAG
- the LOC18593992 gene encoding proton pump-interactor 1 translates to MGVEVVGSDMAQVSVDKVAEVEKSFLHDKENGKLDMDPVHDEPIKLGSLGEEPDKGEEINASDANFPKDAVDEWPAPKQIHSFYFVRYRPYDDPKIKAKIDQADKEIQKWNKARFQLTEDLKVKRSDRAELLSQVKALNIDFEQFKAILGEKKKEMEPLQQALGKLRNNNNAGGRGGICSSEEELNDIIHSLQYRIQHESIPLSEEKQLLREIKQLEGTREKVIANAAMRAKIQDSLGQKEAIQDQVKLMGVDLDGVRKEQQALWSKKNQIKEKVKAIESKIDSLQEELTAVTQKRDKAYETIQELRKQRDEGNAHFYQSRSLLNKAKELAAKKDIKALEELSIAEVEKFMALWRGKKAFRDDYEKRILPSLDSRQMSRDGRIRNPDEKPLVVPEAPLPSETETIPKAVVKQPKEEIKSSPQPDIKLTKKVQKDAETKVMESKSSAENGIVAEKEISGSGKLQKDTSADKEVDAAKLKEMKREEEIAKAKQAMERKKKLAEKAAAKAAIRAQKEAEKKLKEREKKAKKKAAASATAANPEEQTEDVAEASEPEKVDVNADAPVPPSVPVKDRVQKENTVRYRNRAKGPESLPRAILKRKKSTNYWIWAAPAALVVLILLAVGCYYLV, encoded by the exons ATGGGTGTTGAGGTTGTGGGATCAGACATGGCGCAAGTATCTGTTGACAAAGTAGCTGAAGTAGAGAAATCATTTCTGCATGATAAGGAAAATGGGAAACTGGACATGGATCCAGTTCATGATGAGCCCATTAAACTGGGTTCCCTTGGTGAGGAACCAGATAAGGGAGAAGAGATTAATGCATCTGATGCCAACTTTCCAAAGGATGCAGTTGATGAGTGGCCTGCACCTAAGCAGATCCACTCCTTTTATTTTGTCAGGTATCGCCCTTATGACGATCCAAAGATAAAAGCCAAAATTGATCAGGCTGATAAAGAGATTCAAAAGTGGAATAAAGCCAGGTTTCAGCTTACTGAGGACTTAAAAGTGAAGAGG TCAGATCGAGCAGAGTTGCTTTCTCAAGTGAAAGCCCTGAATATTGATTTTGAGCAATTTAAGGCGATTTTAGgtgagaaaaagaaggaaatggaACCTCTGCAGCAGGCTTTGGGCAAGCTTCGAAATAATAACAATGCTGGTGGTCGTGGTGGTATATGTTCATCTGAGGAAGAGCTCAATGATATC ATCCATAGCTTGCAATATCGCATTCAGCATGAAAGCATCCCATTGAGTGAGGAGAAGCAACTCCTTAGAGAAATCAAACAACTAGAGGGAACCAGGGAAAAAGTTATTGCTAATGCTGCAATGAGAGCAAAGATTCAGGATTCATTGGGTCAGAAAGAAGCCATTCAAGATCAGGTTAaa CTTATGGGTGTTGATTTGGATGGAGTTAGGAAGGAGCAGCAAGCACTCTGGTCCAAGAAGAatcaaattaaagaaaaggtGAAGGCAATAGAGAGTAAAATTGACTCTTTACAGGAGGAGCTGACAGCTGTGACCCAGAAGAGGGACAAAGCTTATGAAACCATTCAGGAATTGAGGAAACAACGTGATGAGGGG AATGCTCACTTTTACCAAAGCCGTTCACTCTTAAACAAAGCCAAAGAGCTAGCTGCAAAGAAAGATATAAAGGCTCTTGAGGAGCTTTCTATTGCAGAG GTTGAGAAGTTTATGGCTCTCTGGCGTGGCAAGAAAGCCTTCAGGGATGATTACGAGAAAAGAATTCTGCCATCCCTGGACAGTCGGCAAATGAGTAGGGATGGTCGGATAAGGAATCCTGATGAGAAACCACTCGTTGTACCAGAGGCACCGTTGCCTTCTGAAACTGAAACCATTCCAAAAGCTGTTGTAAAACAACCAAAGGAAGAAATCAAATCCTCTCCCCAGCCAGATATTAAACTCACTAAAAAGGTCCAGAAAGATGCTGAGACCAAAGTAATGGAGTCTAAATCTTCTGCAGAGAATGGTATTGTAGCAGAGAAAGAGATCTCTGGATCAGGCAAGTTGCAAAAGGACACTTCTGCAGACAAGGAAGTTGATGCGGCAAAactgaaagaaatgaagagagaaGAGGAAATAGCAAAAGCAAAGCAAGCCatggaaaggaagaagaaattggCTGAGAAAGCAGCAGCCAAAGCAGCTATAAGAGCTCAGAAGGAAGCCGAGAAGAAGCTGAAG GAGCGTGAAAAGAAAGCTAAGAAGAAGGCGGCAGCATCTGCAACTGCTGCAAATCCTGAGGAACAAACTGAAGATGTAGCAGAGGCTTCAGAACCAGAGAAGGTTGATGTTAATGCTGATGCTCCTGTTCCTCCTTCAGTTCCAGTGAAGGATAGAGTACAAAAGGAGAATACTGTTAGGTACAGAAATCGAGCTAAAGGACCTGAGTCACTTCCAAGAGCCATCCTGAAACGTAAGAAGTCGACCAACTACTGGATATGGGCTGCTCCTGCTGCGTTGGTGGTGCTGATACTTCTAGCGGTGGGTTGCTATTATCTTGTCTGA
- the LOC18593993 gene encoding G-type lectin S-receptor-like serine/threonine-protein kinase At2g19130, with protein sequence MGNRTKLLPSLHVLILYFLSFQTYLSIEMDTIYPGQSLSGNQTITSENGWFELGFFKPGNSSHYYVGIWYKKLPGQTVVWVANRDKPLLDPSTSKLQLSEKGNLVLCNQSEIPLWSAESSANSINSTVAVLEDSGNLVLRNSSNASVIQWQSFDHPTDTWLPGAKLGINKMTKRGNTYISWSNSNDPATGPFSLELDPNGTSTYFILQNGKRHWTCGMWLERVSSFSTDTVTREYSTVSYESSEKENFYSYSVTNSLIPVRYVMDISGQLQQLVWQDDSMKWLSIWAKPKDQCEIYAFCGAYGACNQFSSRTRCECLDGFEPKIPGQWNSGNYSYGCIRRTPLQCNKGEKDGFQVISNIRIPANDVPLTNTKSLEECKSACLRDCSCTACTFHGNCSIWREALLNIQYLSFGDYLGSDLYLRLPMTELPALKGKTKGRIEWSTINAAAAIVISIAILGLLVSICRMKIFSDTKPIHDVLILFKFGDLKSATKNFSEKLGEGSFGSVFKGTLPNSGAIAVKSLKCLDQEDKQFRTELSTIGTIHHVNLVRLLGFCVKGKKRFLVYEYMPNGSLDSHLFYKDSKILDWKTRYHIALGIARGLAYLHDKCRECIIHCDIKPENILLDADFNPILSDFGLAKLLGRDFSRVLTTMKGTRGYLAPEMISGDPITPKSDVFSYGMLLLEIISGRRNWDARLDGPDAYFPARAANSVSNGGDVLSLLDSKLQGNANANEVIRACRVACWCIQDEEERRPSMGNVVQIFEGVQEVHMPPIPRFIQTITNYTKNAE encoded by the coding sequence ATGGGAAACAGAACAAAGCTTCTGCCCTCTCTCCATGTTCTGATCCTTTACTTTCTATCCTTTCAGACCTATCTCTCCATTGAAATGGATACCATATATCCAGGCCAATCACTCTCTGGTAACCAAACTATCACCTCAGAAAATGGATGGTTTGAGCTTGGTTTCTTTAAGCCAGGTAACTCCTCACACTACTATGTAGGCATCTGGTACAAGAAACTTCCAGGTCAAACTGTGGTCTGGGTGGCTAACAGAGATAAACCACTTCTTGATCCTTCCACTTCAAAACTTCAACTCTCTGAAAAGGGTAACCTTGTCCTCTGTAACCAATCTGAAATCCCACTTTGGTCAGCTGAGTCATCAGCAAACTCCATAAATTCCACTGTTGCAGTTCTTGAGGATAGTGGAAATCTTGTTTTGAGAAATAGTTCAAACGCCTCAGTCATCCAATGGCAAAGCTTCGATCACCCTACTGATACTTGGCTGCCTGGCGCCAAGCTTGGGATAAATAAGATGACCAAAAGAGGGAATACCTATATTTCATGGAGCAATTCAAATGATCCTGCCACTGGTCCATTTTCCTTGGAGCTAGACCCCAATGGAACGAGCACGTATTTCATACTGCAGAATGGGAAAAGGCACTGGACTTGTGGGATGTGGCTAGAAAGAGTTTCTTCTTTTAGTACTGATACAGTAACTAGGGAATATTCCACTGTAAGCTATGAGTCAAGTGAGAAAGAAAACTTCTACTCTTACTCAGTGACCAACTCCTTAATTCCGGTAAGATACGTGATGGATATATCCGGGCAGCTGCAGCAACTCGTATGGCAGGATGATTCTATGAAGTGGCTATCGATTTGGGCAAAACCAAAGGATCAATGTGAAATCTATGCTTTTTGTGGAGCATATGGAGCCTGCAATCAGTTCAGTTCGAGGACTAGATGCGAATGCTTGGATGGTTTTGAACCTAAAATACCTGGACAATGGAATTCAGGTAATTACTCGTATGGTTGTATTAGAAGAACTCCATTGCAGTGCAACAAAGGCGAGAAAGATGGTTTCCAAGTGATTTCTAACATAAGAATACCTGCGAATGATGTGCCCTTGACAAATACTAAGAGCTTGGAAGAGTGTAAATCAGCCTGCTTAAGAGACTGCTCTTGTACTGCATGCACCTTTCATGGTAACTGCTCCATATGGCGAGAAGCTCTGTTGAACATCCAATATCTCTCATTTGGTGACTATCTGGGAAGCGATCTATATCTGCGGCTTCCAATGACAGAGCTGCCAGCTTTGAAAGGTAAGACGAAGGGAAGAATTGAGTGGTCCACTATTAACGCTGCTGCAGCAATTGTAATTTCGATTGCTATCTTGGGACTCCTTGTTTCAATCTgcagaatgaaaattttctctGATACTAAGCCTATCCATGATGTTCTGATTCTCTTCAAGTTCGGTGATTTAAAGAGTGCAACAAAGaatttttctgaaaaattaGGTGAAGGAAGCTTTGGTTCTGTCTTCAAAGGAACACTTCCGAATTCAGGTGCCATAGCTGTAAAGAGTCTCAAATGCCTAGACCAAGAAGACAAGCAGTTCCGCACTGAATTGAGCACCATTGGGACAATCCACCATGTTAATCTTGTTCGCCTTCTGGGGTTTTGCGTGAAGGGAAAGAAGAGGTTTCTAGTATATGAGTACATGCCAAATGGTTCCTTGGACAGTCATCTGTTTTATAAGGATTCAAAGATCCTAGACTGGAAAACAAGATATCATATTGCACTGGGAATAGCTCGAGGCTTAGCCTATCTCCATGATAAGTGCAGAGAATGCATCATACACTGTGATATCAAGCCTGAGAACATTCTGCTTGATGCTGACTTTAATCCTATACTTTCTGACTTCGGCCTAGCAAAGCTGTTAGGCAGGGATTTCAGTCGTGTGTTGACTACAATGAAAGGAACCAGAGGATACCTTGCACCTGAAATGATTTCAGGTGATCCAATCACTCCAAAATCTGATGTTTTCAGCTATGGGATGTTGCTTTTGGAGATTATATCAGGAAGGAGAAACTGGGATGCAAGACTTGACGGGCCAGACGCTTACTTCCCAGCTCGTGCTGCAAACAGCGTAAGCAATGGAGGAGATGTACTAAGTTTGTTGGATTCCAAGTTGCAGGGGAATGCAAATGCAAACGAAGTCATCAGAGCTTGTAGAGTTGCATGTTGGTGCATCCAAGATGAAGAGGAAAGAAGGCCATCCATGGGGAATGTTGTTCAGATCTTTGAGGGAGTGCAAGAGGTGCATATGCCACCAATTCCACGGTTTATCCAGACCATCACAAACTATACAAAAAATGCGGAGTAG